In the genome of Halobacterium noricense, one region contains:
- a CDS encoding RAD55 family ATPase, giving the protein MATIPFGISRLDGRIGGGAPEGSVVLLSGEASAGAREFVYTSAVLNGLQAADPELFELHYGDLHGSAVPPEDIHYVSFTADEAELRREISFTMDEEIVDAGLDAVTFADFSPEYFQLSPVPREWYASEHRSITDLGQSDSDRRDVLEAFADYLDEHASGSLVVVDSLTDLIGARKRDMAFSDVVMTLKGLRKAARGWDGLLLLHLTRDAVTEEEFGSLMTSVDGTVQFRWESGGNERVRTMFVREFRGVLGRLEAEDIVQFETEIHDAGFDVTDVRKIR; this is encoded by the coding sequence ATGGCGACGATTCCGTTCGGCATCTCGCGGCTGGACGGCCGCATCGGGGGTGGCGCACCCGAGGGGAGTGTCGTGTTGCTGTCGGGGGAGGCGAGCGCTGGCGCTCGCGAGTTCGTCTACACGAGCGCCGTCCTCAACGGCCTCCAGGCCGCCGACCCGGAGCTCTTCGAGTTACACTACGGCGACCTCCACGGCTCGGCGGTGCCGCCCGAGGACATCCACTACGTCTCCTTCACGGCCGACGAGGCCGAACTCCGCCGGGAGATTTCGTTCACGATGGACGAGGAAATCGTCGACGCGGGCCTCGACGCGGTGACCTTCGCGGACTTCTCGCCGGAGTACTTCCAGTTGAGCCCCGTCCCCCGGGAGTGGTACGCGAGCGAACACCGTTCGATTACGGACCTCGGGCAGAGTGACAGCGACCGCCGGGACGTCCTCGAAGCGTTCGCGGACTACCTCGACGAGCACGCCAGCGGCAGCCTCGTGGTCGTGGACTCGCTGACCGACCTCATCGGCGCGCGCAAGCGGGACATGGCGTTCAGCGACGTCGTGATGACGCTGAAGGGGCTGCGGAAGGCCGCGCGCGGCTGGGACGGCCTGCTCCTGTTGCACTTGACGCGGGACGCGGTCACCGAGGAGGAGTTCGGGAGCCTGATGACGTCCGTGGACGGCACCGTGCAGTTCCGGTGGGAGAGCGGCGGGAACGAGCGCGTGCGCACGATGTTCGTCCGGGAGTTCCGGGGCGTGCTCGGGCGCTTGGAGGCAGAGGACATCGTGCAGTTCGAGACCGAGATTCACGACGCGGGCTTCGACGTCACGGACGTCCGGAAGATTCGGTAA
- a CDS encoding RNA-guided endonuclease InsQ/TnpB family protein: MNYNYRYRIEPSEAVEAELERHIDTCRQLYNHFLYELRNTDEYLSYTAMQNMLPDLKDWWDELNDVYSKVLQMVARRVSDNLDRLKDKKDNGHKVGMLKWKPPREYRSLTYNQSGFELKNTSDQAVISLSKIGEMPIHLHRDIPDDARVKQVTVKQEKTGEWYAVFGIETEDGSPEKPALDEISREDMVGIDVGIIKYAHDTDSTMVGSLALDAEYERLEREQRALSCKQEGSQNWHDQRRRVARIYARIVRKRRDFLHKLSNYYAREYDLVAVEDLDVHGMMQLSSNSRNRASASWRTFMDFLEYKYERDGTHFVKVEPEGTTQECAECGVKVEKEVWVREHSCPTCGFETDRDENAAYNVLQRGLSELGLGHAEVTPAETALPTSTTGGSSTVVDAKCVVETGSPTVKE; this comes from the coding sequence ATGAACTACAACTACAGGTATCGAATCGAGCCGAGCGAGGCTGTCGAAGCCGAGTTAGAACGACACATCGATACCTGTAGGCAACTCTACAACCACTTTCTGTACGAACTCCGCAACACCGACGAGTACCTCTCCTACACGGCGATGCAGAACATGCTGCCCGACCTGAAAGACTGGTGGGACGAGTTGAACGACGTGTACTCGAAAGTGTTGCAGATGGTCGCCCGCCGTGTCAGTGACAACCTCGACCGCCTCAAAGACAAGAAAGACAACGGGCACAAGGTCGGGATGCTCAAGTGGAAACCACCGCGCGAATATCGGAGCCTCACCTACAACCAGTCTGGTTTCGAACTCAAGAACACGAGTGACCAGGCCGTCATTTCTCTTTCCAAGATTGGTGAGATGCCGATACACCTCCACCGCGACATCCCCGACGACGCCCGAGTGAAACAGGTCACGGTCAAGCAAGAGAAAACGGGTGAGTGGTACGCGGTCTTCGGCATCGAAACCGAAGACGGCTCACCCGAAAAACCCGCTCTGGATGAGATTTCCCGCGAGGATATGGTTGGCATCGACGTGGGCATCATCAAGTACGCCCACGACACCGACAGCACGATGGTCGGCAGTCTCGCCCTCGACGCTGAGTACGAGCGTCTCGAACGCGAGCAACGAGCGTTGAGCTGCAAACAGGAAGGCTCGCAGAACTGGCACGACCAACGTCGTCGCGTGGCCCGCATCTACGCTCGCATCGTACGGAAGCGCCGCGACTTCCTGCACAAACTCTCAAACTACTACGCTCGGGAGTACGACCTTGTAGCCGTCGAAGACCTCGATGTTCACGGGATGATGCAACTCTCGTCGAACAGTCGAAACCGAGCGTCGGCGTCGTGGCGGACGTTCATGGACTTCCTCGAATACAAGTACGAACGAGATGGCACGCACTTCGTGAAAGTCGAACCTGAAGGGACGACACAGGAGTGCGCCGAGTGTGGCGTCAAGGTGGAGAAGGAGGTGTGGGTGCGCGAGCATTCCTGCCCGACGTGCGGGTTCGAGACTGACCGTGACGAGAACGCCGCGTACAACGTGCTACAACGCGGTCTTTCGGAGTTAGGTTTGGGACACGCCGAAGTGACGCCTGCGGAGACTGCACTCCCTACGTCCACGACTGGTGGGTCGTCCACCGTCGTGGATGCAAAGTGCGTCGTTGAAACAGGAAGCCCCACCGTCAAGGAGTGA
- a CDS encoding DUF2080 family transposase-associated protein produces MGTFELDGEEIIDREAKEFGGSAHVTVPKDWRGADVKVIRVTDPDDQDE; encoded by the coding sequence ATGGGCACATTCGAACTGGACGGCGAAGAAATCATCGACCGTGAGGCGAAGGAGTTCGGCGGGAGTGCCCACGTCACCGTTCCCAAAGACTGGCGCGGCGCAGACGTGAAGGTCATCCGCGTCACCGACCCCGACGACCAAGACGAGTAA
- a CDS encoding transcription factor S, which translates to MQFCDECGSMMHKQDDERVCSGCGHTEPAGDSGEFVTTAAQDTSDVIETSEEANFEGKPTAEEICPDCGHDEAWYTIKQTGAADEPPTRFFKCKECGSRWREYA; encoded by the coding sequence ATGCAGTTCTGCGACGAGTGCGGGTCGATGATGCACAAGCAGGACGACGAACGGGTGTGTTCCGGGTGTGGGCACACCGAGCCCGCCGGCGACAGCGGCGAGTTCGTCACGACCGCCGCTCAGGACACCAGCGACGTCATCGAGACGAGCGAGGAGGCCAACTTCGAGGGGAAACCCACGGCCGAGGAAATCTGCCCGGATTGTGGCCACGACGAGGCGTGGTACACCATCAAGCAGACCGGTGCCGCCGACGAGCCGCCGACGCGCTTCTTCAAGTGCAAGGAGTGCGGGAGCCGGTGGCGCGAGTACGCCTGA
- a CDS encoding ZIP family metal transporter translates to MSVTQSVATVRARTSRLGAVSLVAFLALSAYVFSTGEARKLLGIAWVAFAAMAGAAAIGARASTEHPTGLVWGYGLASGAMVASSAAFLVPQAIGYAPKSGGFGIAAGILVGFGAHTVGHLVTHRDLPLDRTSAELAAHSLTAGSIIGIVYTAMPDLGPLLGLAIVSHKGPAGYAAARRLTAQGRSPMMLLLPSAGVGIAALAVTILSFPTDATVRAVIFGFAAGIFLHVAMDFLPECETGSEVHAAATRGLDDHDHGVLDRLRVHAVASTALGGIAVATAWLLLQ, encoded by the coding sequence ATGTCTGTCACGCAGTCCGTCGCGACGGTCCGGGCGCGCACCTCGCGCCTCGGTGCCGTCAGTCTCGTCGCGTTCCTCGCGCTGTCCGCCTACGTCTTCAGCACGGGCGAGGCGCGGAAACTCCTCGGCATCGCGTGGGTCGCGTTCGCCGCGATGGCCGGCGCCGCCGCAATCGGCGCGCGCGCCAGCACCGAACACCCAACAGGCCTCGTCTGGGGGTACGGCCTCGCCAGCGGCGCGATGGTCGCCAGCTCCGCCGCGTTTCTCGTCCCGCAGGCCATCGGCTACGCGCCCAAGTCCGGCGGCTTCGGCATCGCCGCGGGCATCCTCGTCGGCTTCGGCGCGCACACCGTCGGCCACCTCGTCACGCACCGTGACCTCCCGCTGGACCGAACCTCGGCGGAACTCGCCGCGCACTCGCTGACCGCCGGCTCCATCATCGGCATCGTCTACACCGCGATGCCCGACCTCGGCCCGCTGCTCGGGCTCGCCATCGTCTCCCACAAAGGCCCCGCGGGCTACGCCGCCGCGCGCCGGCTCACCGCGCAGGGCCGCTCCCCGATGATGCTGCTGCTCCCGTCGGCCGGCGTCGGCATCGCCGCGCTCGCGGTCACCATCCTCTCGTTCCCGACGGACGCCACCGTCCGCGCCGTCATCTTCGGGTTCGCCGCCGGCATCTTCCTCCACGTCGCGATGGACTTCCTCCCCGAGTGCGAGACCGGCAGCGAAGTCCACGCCGCCGCCACCCGCGGCCTCGACGACCACGACCACGGCGTCCTCGACCGGCTCCGCGTCCACGCCGTCGCGTCCACTGCGCTCGGCGGCATCGCGGTCGCAACCGCGTGGCTGCTGCTGCAGTAA
- a CDS encoding YqjF family protein yields MDVVSMEWRDVLVASWPVDPEVVARRLPDGVEVDAFDGRAWLSAVPFVMKDVRPFGIPASVGRTFGELNLRTYVTGDAGPGIYFFNLDANDRLGVALARTLFRLPYYHAKMNVTHEDGAVEFQSHRTHSGVPDLEFDATYEPVGEPAAASPGTLEAFLLERYRFYAAGRSRVFCGEVSHDPWRLAHADATFRRNDLFAANGFEQPESVPHLLYSPGVDVTAERVRVV; encoded by the coding sequence ATGGACGTCGTCTCGATGGAGTGGCGGGACGTGTTGGTCGCGAGTTGGCCGGTCGACCCCGAAGTCGTCGCCAGACGACTGCCCGACGGTGTCGAGGTGGATGCGTTCGACGGCCGCGCGTGGCTGTCCGCGGTCCCGTTCGTGATGAAAGACGTCCGGCCGTTCGGCATCCCCGCGTCCGTCGGCCGGACGTTCGGCGAACTGAACCTCCGCACGTACGTCACCGGCGACGCCGGCCCCGGCATCTACTTCTTCAACCTCGACGCCAACGACCGGCTCGGCGTCGCGCTCGCGCGCACCCTCTTCCGGCTGCCGTACTACCACGCGAAGATGAACGTCACCCACGAAGACGGCGCAGTCGAGTTCCAGAGCCACCGCACGCACTCGGGCGTCCCGGACCTGGAGTTCGACGCGACCTACGAGCCCGTCGGCGAGCCCGCGGCAGCCAGTCCGGGCACGCTCGAAGCGTTCCTGCTGGAGCGCTACCGCTTCTACGCGGCCGGCCGCTCGCGGGTGTTCTGCGGCGAAGTCAGCCACGACCCGTGGCGGCTCGCGCACGCCGACGCGACGTTCCGCCGGAACGACCTCTTCGCCGCGAACGGCTTCGAACAGCCCGAATCAGTCCCGCACCTCCTCTACAGCCCGGGCGTCGACGTCACCGCCGAGCGCGTGCGCGTCGTCTGA
- a CDS encoding GTPase, with amino-acid sequence MRRVVIVGALGRDFHDFLTVFRDSRDHRVVAFTAAPSQNLGETGDHHATFPAELAGPDHPDGIPIVPESELEAVVDEYAADEVVFSYSDVSHEKVMHVASRALAAGADFRVVGPDEMQLDADVPVLAVDAVRTGCGKSQVSRALTAELESRGYDVAVVREPMPYGDLTEKRVERFADESDLADLTIEEREEYEQHVERGHVVYAGVDYAAIVERASAEADVIVWDGGNNELPFVRPDLHVVLADPLRAGDELTSHPGEANVRDADVVVVNKENSASDDQIRTVVENVRDVNPDAEILHADSVVTVDDPDAVHGKDALVVEDGPSLTHGGTDYGAGTVAAERYDATRLDPREEAVGSIADTLEKYDHLDRLLPAMGYTDEQIADLEATIRNVDPEVVVAGTPHSLSDYVDVDAPIVQVDYHVEFHDTTVADFLDAHADDLGL; translated from the coding sequence ATGCGACGAGTCGTCATCGTGGGTGCCCTCGGCCGCGACTTCCACGACTTCCTGACCGTCTTTCGCGACAGCCGCGACCACCGCGTCGTCGCGTTCACCGCCGCGCCCAGCCAGAACCTCGGCGAGACGGGCGACCACCACGCCACCTTCCCCGCGGAACTCGCGGGCCCGGACCACCCCGACGGCATCCCCATCGTCCCCGAGTCCGAACTCGAAGCCGTCGTCGACGAGTACGCCGCCGACGAGGTCGTCTTCTCGTACTCCGACGTCTCCCACGAGAAGGTGATGCACGTCGCCTCGCGGGCGCTGGCGGCCGGCGCGGACTTCCGCGTCGTCGGCCCCGACGAGATGCAACTCGACGCCGACGTGCCCGTACTCGCGGTGGACGCGGTGCGCACAGGCTGCGGGAAGAGCCAGGTGTCGCGAGCGCTCACGGCCGAACTCGAATCCCGTGGCTACGACGTCGCGGTCGTCCGCGAGCCGATGCCGTACGGCGACCTCACCGAGAAGCGCGTCGAGCGCTTCGCCGACGAATCCGACCTCGCGGACCTCACTATCGAGGAACGCGAAGAGTACGAGCAACACGTCGAGCGCGGGCACGTCGTCTACGCGGGCGTGGACTACGCGGCAATCGTCGAGCGCGCGAGCGCCGAAGCCGACGTCATCGTGTGGGACGGCGGGAACAACGAACTCCCGTTCGTCCGCCCGGACCTCCACGTCGTGCTCGCGGACCCGCTGCGCGCGGGCGACGAACTGACCTCCCACCCCGGGGAGGCGAACGTCCGGGACGCGGACGTCGTCGTCGTGAACAAGGAGAATAGCGCCAGCGACGACCAGATTCGGACTGTCGTGGAGAACGTCCGCGACGTGAACCCGGACGCCGAGATTCTCCACGCGGACTCCGTCGTGACCGTCGACGACCCCGACGCTGTCCACGGGAAGGACGCGCTCGTGGTCGAAGATGGACCGTCGCTCACGCACGGCGGCACCGACTACGGCGCCGGCACGGTCGCCGCGGAGCGCTACGACGCCACGCGCCTCGACCCGCGCGAGGAAGCCGTCGGCTCCATCGCGGACACCCTGGAGAAGTACGACCACCTCGACCGCCTGCTGCCCGCGATGGGGTACACCGATGAGCAGATTGCGGACCTCGAAGCCACCATCCGGAACGTCGATCCGGAGGTCGTCGTCGCGGGGACGCCGCACTCGCTGTCGGACTACGTCGACGTGGACGCGCCAATCGTGCAGGTGGACTACCACGTGGAGTTCCACGACACCACGGTCGCCGACTTCCTCGACGCGCACGCCGACGACCTCGGCTTGTAG
- a CDS encoding sodium:calcium antiporter produces MFASLLTLLAGVTTLVYGGDRVVDGASELARHAGVSTFFVGVTVVAVGSSVPEIATSLYAAAYGSGDFVVGHIVGSATSQITLGVGILSLAAPLSVSRQKTRVYGGGMLAAMAVMAVALQSGTITRTQGALMVLAYLGFLAVLAEHEDYAERVAESELTLQRAAGYVLLGVALVVVGGHLLVTGGQRLAVRVGVPSYLVGLVTGLGTTAPEIAVALVAVRRDRTGIAVGTLLGSNITDPLFSLGVGAALAGVHVTGVDAVLTSVGYMIVASALVLAVVYTRRPVGRTGSLACLVLYVPTFLLG; encoded by the coding sequence GTGTTCGCGTCACTGCTCACGCTGCTGGCGGGCGTCACGACGCTCGTCTACGGCGGCGACCGCGTGGTCGACGGCGCGAGCGAACTCGCGCGCCACGCCGGCGTCTCCACGTTCTTCGTCGGCGTCACCGTCGTCGCCGTCGGGAGTTCGGTGCCCGAAATCGCGACGTCGCTGTACGCCGCGGCGTACGGCTCCGGCGATTTCGTGGTCGGCCACATCGTCGGCTCCGCGACCTCCCAGATTACACTCGGCGTGGGCATCCTCTCGCTGGCCGCGCCGCTGTCGGTCTCCCGGCAGAAGACCCGCGTCTACGGCGGCGGGATGCTCGCCGCGATGGCAGTGATGGCGGTCGCGCTCCAGTCCGGAACCATCACGCGCACCCAGGGCGCGCTCATGGTGCTGGCCTATCTCGGCTTCCTCGCGGTGCTCGCCGAACACGAGGACTACGCCGAGCGCGTCGCCGAGTCGGAGCTGACGCTCCAGCGCGCCGCGGGCTACGTCTTGCTGGGCGTCGCGCTGGTGGTCGTCGGCGGCCACCTCCTCGTGACGGGCGGCCAGCGCCTCGCGGTCCGCGTCGGCGTCCCGAGCTACCTCGTCGGCCTCGTCACGGGGCTGGGGACGACCGCGCCCGAAATCGCGGTGGCGCTGGTCGCCGTCCGCCGCGACCGCACCGGCATCGCGGTGGGGACGCTGCTCGGCTCGAACATCACGGACCCGCTGTTCTCGCTGGGCGTCGGCGCTGCGCTCGCGGGCGTCCACGTCACCGGCGTCGACGCCGTCCTCACCTCCGTCGGATACATGATTGTCGCCAGCGCGCTCGTGCTCGCGGTCGTCTACACGCGCCGGCCCGTCGGCCGCACCGGGTCGTTGGCGTGTCTCGTGCTCTACGTCCCGACCTTCCTCCTCGGGTAG
- a CDS encoding rhodanese-like domain-containing protein, whose protein sequence is MNRRAFLAASATGSLAAVSGCLGLLGSSSSVNHVGNLDAEFHANTSLPADEDPADGYPPEYGNPDERSVDPSSFPTTTTNGETVGLAPIEVARYWHQRAAARFVDARGLQQYERAHIYGAVSSPAQRGSEGGSIGGWSKDDRIVCYCGCPHHLSSIRASALQQAGFSNVFVIDEGFGPWYEGGDPMRGTDFSAPQEAFVDGEVDPQYAGKYAWATHEASGQQEAAPIADDGTFNLHLKFYDVTADTPIHVQTPAFDVTRPLGDLTGAVLTG, encoded by the coding sequence ATGAACCGTCGCGCGTTCCTCGCCGCCAGTGCCACGGGCTCGCTGGCCGCGGTCTCGGGCTGTCTCGGGCTGCTGGGCTCCTCCTCGTCGGTGAATCACGTCGGCAACCTCGACGCGGAGTTCCACGCGAACACCTCGCTGCCGGCCGACGAGGACCCGGCCGACGGCTACCCGCCCGAGTACGGCAACCCCGACGAGCGCAGCGTCGACCCGTCGTCGTTCCCCACGACGACCACGAACGGCGAGACCGTCGGGCTCGCGCCCATCGAGGTGGCGCGCTACTGGCACCAGCGCGCGGCCGCCCGCTTCGTGGACGCCCGCGGCCTCCAGCAGTACGAGCGCGCGCACATCTACGGTGCCGTGAGCAGCCCCGCCCAGCGCGGCTCGGAGGGTGGCAGCATCGGCGGCTGGTCGAAGGACGACCGCATCGTCTGTTACTGTGGCTGCCCGCACCACCTCTCCTCGATTCGGGCGTCCGCGCTCCAGCAGGCCGGCTTCTCGAACGTCTTCGTCATCGACGAGGGGTTCGGCCCGTGGTACGAGGGCGGCGACCCGATGCGCGGTACCGACTTCAGCGCACCTCAGGAGGCATTCGTCGACGGCGAGGTCGACCCCCAGTACGCCGGGAAGTACGCGTGGGCGACCCACGAGGCGTCCGGCCAGCAGGAGGCCGCGCCCATCGCCGACGACGGCACGTTCAACCTCCACCTCAAGTTCTACGACGTCACTGCGGACACGCCGATTCACGTCCAGACGCCCGCCTTCGACGTCACGCGGCCGCTCGGCGACCTCACCGGCGCGGTGCTGACGGGCTGA
- a CDS encoding cupin domain-containing protein, which yields MEARSLAEAFASFEEPWEPRVLAELNDQQVKVARLDGEFVWHAHENADELFYVVDGDLTIEYREDDHEDAVHLGPGDLTVAPASVEHRPVAHEETKVVLFEPAGTTNTGDADDSERTVEELERL from the coding sequence ATGGAGGCTCGTTCGCTCGCCGAAGCGTTCGCGTCGTTCGAGGAGCCGTGGGAGCCCCGCGTGCTCGCGGAACTGAACGACCAGCAGGTCAAGGTCGCGCGGCTCGACGGCGAGTTCGTCTGGCACGCCCACGAGAACGCCGACGAACTGTTCTACGTCGTCGACGGCGACCTCACTATCGAGTACCGTGAGGACGACCACGAGGATGCGGTTCACCTCGGCCCAGGCGATCTGACGGTCGCACCCGCGAGCGTCGAACACCGGCCGGTCGCCCACGAGGAGACGAAAGTCGTGCTCTTCGAACCGGCGGGCACGACGAACACGGGTGACGCCGACGACAGTGAGCGGACGGTCGAGGAACTGGAACGCCTCTAG
- a CDS encoding redox-regulated ATPase YchF, translating into MSYRIGLVGKPSVGKSTFFNAATMNDVPEGAYPFTTIDPAVGEAYVRVDCAAPEFGETCTPSTGYCEDGTRFVPTKLVDVAGLIPGAHEGAGLGNQFLTDLNEADVLVHVVDFSGTTDMEGEATEGHDPRKDIDFLEDELDQWYLDILEKGIERFEGQHAGETALEVELAEQMSAFRTTDEEIKQVILALGLELDPVTWDDDDRMELAREIRKRTKPMVVAANKMDTPEAQANWATITDDPDYDHLTFVPTSAHAEKALKQASEGGVVDYRPGSDDFEITGDVGDEQAAGLESIREFLSEFGGTGVQQALEAALFDELGVVPVFPGSANGLGTTDGRVLPDVFLLPEGATAEQFAYHVHSDVGDGFLHAKDCRVNRQIAADHELDARDVVEIITTN; encoded by the coding sequence ATGAGTTATCGGATTGGGCTCGTGGGCAAGCCCTCTGTGGGGAAGTCCACGTTCTTCAACGCGGCGACGATGAACGACGTGCCGGAGGGCGCGTACCCGTTCACGACGATAGACCCGGCGGTCGGCGAAGCCTACGTGCGCGTGGACTGCGCGGCACCCGAGTTCGGCGAGACGTGCACGCCCTCGACGGGCTACTGCGAGGACGGCACGCGGTTCGTCCCGACGAAGCTCGTGGACGTCGCGGGGCTCATCCCCGGCGCTCACGAGGGCGCTGGCCTCGGCAACCAGTTCCTCACGGACCTCAACGAGGCGGACGTGCTCGTCCACGTCGTCGACTTCTCCGGAACGACGGACATGGAGGGCGAAGCCACCGAGGGCCACGACCCCCGGAAGGACATCGATTTCCTCGAAGACGAACTCGACCAGTGGTACCTCGACATCCTGGAGAAGGGCATCGAGCGCTTCGAGGGCCAGCATGCCGGCGAAACCGCCCTCGAAGTCGAACTCGCCGAGCAGATGAGCGCGTTCCGTACCACCGACGAGGAGATAAAGCAGGTCATCCTCGCGCTGGGCCTCGAACTCGACCCCGTAACGTGGGACGACGACGACCGGATGGAACTCGCGCGCGAGATTCGCAAGCGCACGAAGCCGATGGTCGTCGCCGCGAACAAGATGGACACGCCCGAAGCGCAGGCGAACTGGGCGACCATCACCGACGACCCCGACTACGACCACCTGACGTTCGTGCCGACGAGCGCGCACGCCGAGAAGGCGCTCAAGCAGGCCAGCGAGGGCGGCGTCGTCGACTACCGTCCCGGTAGCGACGACTTCGAGATTACGGGCGACGTCGGCGACGAGCAGGCCGCCGGCCTCGAATCCATCCGCGAGTTCCTGAGCGAGTTCGGCGGGACGGGCGTCCAGCAAGCCCTCGAAGCCGCGCTGTTCGACGAACTCGGCGTCGTCCCCGTCTTCCCGGGTTCGGCGAACGGACTCGGGACGACCGACGGCCGCGTGCTCCCGGACGTCTTCCTGCTCCCCGAGGGCGCGACCGCCGAACAGTTCGCGTACCACGTCCACAGCGACGTCGGCGACGGCTTCCTGCACGCCAAGGACTGCCGCGTGAACCGCCAGATTGCCGCCGACCACGAGCTCGACGCGCGCGACGTCGTCGAAATCATCACCACGAACTGA
- a CDS encoding DMT family transporter has product MSPWLVLLVAGLFETIWAIGLAYTDGFTEPLPSVATLAAMGVSVYLLSRAVQQIPVGTAYAVWTGIGAVATAILGVYLFDEPVSALRVGCIALVVVGIAGLQITSSGHA; this is encoded by the coding sequence ATGTCGCCGTGGCTGGTGTTGCTCGTCGCCGGACTGTTCGAGACTATCTGGGCAATCGGACTCGCGTACACTGACGGGTTCACGGAGCCGCTGCCGTCGGTCGCGACGCTGGCCGCGATGGGCGTCTCCGTCTACCTCCTATCGCGGGCCGTCCAACAGATTCCAGTCGGGACGGCGTACGCCGTCTGGACGGGTATCGGCGCGGTCGCGACTGCGATTCTCGGCGTCTACCTCTTCGACGAGCCGGTGTCGGCGCTTCGCGTTGGCTGCATCGCGCTCGTCGTCGTCGGCATCGCCGGCCTCCAAATCACGAGCAGCGGCCACGCCTAG
- a CDS encoding AEC family transporter, which produces MVDFAGIFLGAVGPIVAIAAVGYVLATLKDIDPQPLNTAVVYVLAPALVFHSLAVTELAAATLQWLTVGIVTFTVAMWGVAEATGRLLGEREPILSALVLVAMFSNAGNLGIPVSDFAFGDVGRQTAVVFLSVQSVLMYTLGVYAASRSGGSAGLVGLRRVFRLPLVYAVVAALAVRALGVVPPASNAGMESLKLVGDASIPVMLLVLGIQLARTDTGAAVSRTAPATALKLGVAPLVALAVALVIPFGDVTVARVFVLEAAMPAAVTPVILVGEFAAGTRSEGVSVPEYVSTCVLVTTLLGVPVLTVLIAVLRSGVVL; this is translated from the coding sequence ATGGTCGACTTCGCTGGCATCTTCCTCGGCGCTGTCGGTCCCATCGTCGCTATCGCGGCCGTCGGCTACGTGCTCGCGACGCTGAAGGATATCGACCCGCAGCCGCTGAACACCGCGGTCGTCTACGTGCTCGCGCCCGCGCTCGTCTTCCACAGCCTCGCGGTCACGGAGCTGGCCGCCGCCACGCTCCAGTGGCTGACGGTCGGCATCGTCACGTTCACCGTCGCGATGTGGGGCGTCGCGGAAGCGACGGGCCGCCTGCTCGGCGAGCGCGAACCCATTCTGAGCGCGCTCGTGCTCGTCGCCATGTTCTCGAACGCCGGCAACCTCGGCATCCCCGTCTCGGACTTCGCGTTCGGCGACGTCGGCCGACAGACCGCGGTCGTGTTCCTCTCCGTGCAGTCCGTGCTGATGTACACGCTCGGCGTCTATGCGGCGTCCCGGAGCGGCGGCTCCGCGGGGCTGGTCGGCCTCCGGCGGGTGTTCCGCCTGCCGCTCGTCTACGCCGTCGTCGCCGCGCTCGCGGTGCGCGCGCTCGGCGTCGTCCCGCCAGCCAGTAATGCGGGCATGGAGTCCCTCAAGCTGGTCGGCGACGCCTCGATTCCCGTGATGTTGCTCGTGCTCGGCATCCAGCTCGCGCGCACCGACACGGGCGCGGCAGTCTCCCGGACGGCGCCCGCCACGGCGCTCAAACTCGGCGTCGCACCGTTGGTCGCGCTCGCCGTCGCGCTCGTGATACCGTTCGGAGACGTGACGGTCGCGCGCGTGTTCGTCCTCGAAGCCGCGATGCCCGCGGCGGTCACGCCCGTCATCCTCGTCGGCGAATTCGCCGCCGGCACGCGGTCGGAGGGCGTCTCCGTTCCCGAGTACGTCTCGACGTGCGTGCTCGTCACGACGCTGCTCGGCGTCCCGGTGTTGACGGTGCTCATCGCGGTCCTGCGCTCGGGCGTCGTGCTCTAG
- the eif1A gene encoding translation initiation factor eIF-1A — MSEESGRRNLRMPDEDELFAVVTEHNGGNHVRVRCEDGENRMGRIPGRMKYRTWINEGDVVLVEPWDWQDEKANIEWRYDEQDADQLREEGHIN; from the coding sequence GTGAGCGAAGAATCTGGGCGCCGCAACCTGCGGATGCCCGACGAAGACGAACTTTTCGCCGTCGTGACCGAACACAACGGCGGAAATCACGTGCGTGTGCGGTGCGAAGACGGCGAGAACCGGATGGGGCGAATCCCCGGCCGCATGAAGTACCGGACCTGGATCAACGAGGGCGACGTCGTCCTCGTCGAACCGTGGGACTGGCAGGACGAGAAGGCCAACATCGAGTGGCGCTACGACGAGCAGGACGCCGACCAGCTCCGCGAAGAAGGCCACATCAACTGA